TTTGTATTACAATAACAAGTGAATAATGTGTTAgcaatacaaatataaaactagCCGTCCACAGCCTAAGTTAAAACAATCTTAGTAATAATGCGTCATTTTGATGTCTAACCAATATTATTCTGAGCTAATGCTAGTTTTAGCTGTGCTTTGCATGTTTTATCCGGTTAATAACATTTTCACGTactttatatttcattttgttGAAGctaatattatgtttaaaaatacaagtaaaGTTTTTAGCCGGCTATACACAATCATGTAGTATAACATTTTCAATTATTTGTTTGTCTAATATAATTTACAAATGATATTTCTAATTTTGATTAACTGACTTATAACCAGCATGTCTTATATTAAGTCATTACCtaaatttatattgatacaCTACTATTATATTTCATACAAGgttatgaattaaaatatatatcttttgttGCATAATAACAAGTAAATAATATGTTAGCAATGCAAATACAAAGTTAGCCGTCCACGTTTTGTATTAACCGATGATATCGTTTGTATGCAAGTTTTTTAATTCACGCATGTGTCTTTGATCAACACCACCAAAGAAGTTGCCTGAATTAAATCTACCAAAAACTAGCAATGATAATCATTGATCTAAGTTTATATAAACACCTTTAGATAAAAGCTCAAATCTGATGTCTATCACACCAGAAAAGATAAGCCGCAGACGATTACCTACAAACACTCatcaattatttataatataaaaaaacactCATCGAATCTCCACTTAATCAGTCCATTTTGTTAAAGCATCTcgtttgaaggaaaaaaaagaaagatggagTTTTACTTTAAACCTGGAAGAAATTATTAAGAAGAAAAATGTGTGAGAGAGCTCATCGATAATGGAAAGAGAATGTTTTTACCGTTTGCTCTACAAAAGCTACTGTTTCAATTACAAAATCTAGATAAATACAACAAATCTTTAATAAATCTTTATGTAGGTGTACAAAGGTAATTTCATCTATCTTTATGCTAAAGAAAATTTCACTTTTCACTGTTGCATGTATTCAcctaattactttttttttatgggtTTTGAGCGAATTAGCTCATATTACTATTAGCCTTGTGACGACGCCGTTTCATTTTATGTAAACGAAGTCGTTTCATTTTATGGTAAACGACGCCGTATCTAGTTTCTTCTCTCCGCGAGTCGGGCGATTTCCGATTCAAAAACAATCAAGCCCTAAATCCTCGCTTCACCGTCTCTGCTCTTACTCAATTCGTCTGCTTCTGGGTTTATCCAGGAACCACCAACTAATCCTTCCTTCGTTTCGCGTGAGACGACGGTAAGAATCGATATTGAAACTGGGCATGTACTTTTATCTGTGCACATAGGGATTGCATGTTTGATCTTAGTCTCTAAGCGATTTGGTTGTGGATAGTGTTGTTACTCTCTGGGTTTTGATCTATGGATCTTTGTTTTAGATGTAAAGTTATGTCAATGCtgaaaagtttcaaactttgacAATAATAACTATGTTTCCTTTTTGCCTCAACGGATTGTTCTGTGTTGTTATTTAAACTCAGGAGGAGCATCAAAAGGTGAGCTCGTGTTATAGTTCTTGAAACCCAAGAATCCATAGGGGCAATGAAGATTGCTATTGAAGGTTGTATGCATGGAGACCTTGACAATGTGTACAAGACAATCCAACACCATAAACAGATTCACAACACTAAAGTCGATCTCCTCCTCTGCTGCGGCGATTTCCAGGTTAACTCTATGAATAGAATACTATTTGTTTTCTGCTTTCTTAGTGGCTGTGAGAAATGAGAAAGACATGGATAGCCTTAGCGTGCCTATAAAATACAGAGAGGTGAAGTCCTTCTGGAAGTACTACTCCGGCCAAGAAGTTGCCCCGGTTCCCACCATTTTCATCGGCGGGAATCACGAGGCTTCCAACTACTTGTGGGAGCTGTAAGTTGTCTACTAACCTTTTACTCGGTCTTGATTAGGATCCTGAAGCTGAAGAATGTGTTCTTGATGATTactggttgttgttgttgctgctctAGCCTCTAGGTACTATGGTGGCTGGGCTGCCACCAATATCTACTTTCTAGGTTATGCCGGGGCTGTGAAGTACTGTAATCTGCGAATTGGAGGCCTTTCTGGTATTTACAATGGCCAAGATTACCGTTCAGGTTAGTCTCTCAGATCAAGAACCATAGTCCAGTTcttgaaatacaaaaaaaaagaaaacggaTTTCTGAGTTGTGTCTCTATTGTGAGTAGGACACTTTGAGCGGCCGCCATATAACAAGAACACCATCCGATCGGTCTACCATGTTCGTGAGTATGATGTCCACAAGTTGATGCAGCTTGAAGAGCCGCTTGATATATTCCTCTCACACGACTGGCCTGTTGGAATCACTGATTATGGAGACTCGAAAGTACTTCTTATTCAGCAAAAGCCTTACTTCCAAGAAGAGGTAAACGTGAAGTTATTGGGAAAATGTTTTGGTTTGAAGTGATTGGAGTTAATCGGACCAAATCTGTAATAGATCGAGACGAGAACTCTTGGAAGTAAACCAGCGGCTCTACTGCTAGAAAAACTAAAGCCACGGTATTGGTTCTCAGCTCACTTACACTGCAAATTCGCTGCTTCTATTCAACACGGGAGTGATGGCTCAGTGACAAAGTTTCTTGCCTTGGATAAATGCGCTCCAGGGAAAAATTTTCTACAggttcttcatctctctctcctctccagcTTAAGCTTTGTTCTTTTCAAGCAAACGAATATCTTATAACTTTTTAGGATGTTTGTTAGATCATTGAAGTCGAGTCAGAGCCTGGAGCTGTTGAAATTCTATACGACGAAGAGTGGCTAGCAATAACACGAAAGTTCAATTCTGTTTTCCCACTAACACAGCGACGCGCTAATTTCAGGTGTACCATCTT
The window above is part of the Brassica napus cultivar Da-Ae chromosome C3, Da-Ae, whole genome shotgun sequence genome. Proteins encoded here:
- the LOC106386230 gene encoding lariat debranching enzyme, with the translated sequence MKIAIEGCMHGDLDNVYKTIQHHKQIHNTKVDLLLCCGDFQAVRNEKDMDSLSVPIKYREVKSFWKYYSGQEVAPVPTIFIGGNHEASNYLWELYYGGWAATNIYFLGYAGAVKYCNLRIGGLSGIYNGQDYRSGHFERPPYNKNTIRSVYHVREYDVHKLMQLEEPLDIFLSHDWPVGITDYGDSKVLLIQQKPYFQEEIETRTLGSKPAALLLEKLKPRYWFSAHLHCKFAASIQHGSDGSVTKFLALDKCAPGKNFLQIIEVESEPGAVEILYDEEWLAITRKFNSVFPLTQRRANFSSAAMNIEESREWVRKKLEERQFKPFEFVKTVPAYNPSQRVFDSIPDIPQNPQTLSLLELLGLPYLLDSSPVTGERTAIPASPALPSDFQTYDSEEIPIDDIDDLEEIAEAKADDPTRE